A section of the Vespa velutina chromosome 6, iVesVel2.1, whole genome shotgun sequence genome encodes:
- the LOC124949905 gene encoding odorant receptor 82a-like isoform X1, whose product MNRQLFVAHEYNNLIKPVMITTKIMSVWPLDKDSTRTAVILKNLHTVAMFLMIISLSTATTIEVINNIDNLNEATECALLCTAFYLSGIRLTIYFLYRKDMSYIVETMRTDWILASYEDILILRDKCLFTFRLSKYFIFTVVSTIFLFICAPLVEGYIHDTTMRVLPFRGYFFVNHTISPFFEIIYTFNIVSGCFSATTIAGATSFNLVVVMHGSAKFAIVQRRLKNIKGNDQSTYAELSACVKNHQDAITFADTLERVINILALGQFVISTGLVCFAGFQVTEMIQDRGRFMKYTAFLNSAILELFLFSFSGNKLIDEVSVLSSHYLLIYRINKY is encoded by the exons ATGAATAGACAATTATTTGTTGCCCACGAATACAACAATCTTATAAAACCTGTAAtgataacaacaaaaataatgtcTGTTTGGCCATTGGATAAAGATTCTACTAGAACGGCTGTAATACTGAAAAATTTACATACAGTCGCTATGTTTTTAAtg attATATCGTTATCCACCGCTACCACAATAGAGGTAATAAACAACATCGATAATTTAAACGAGGCAACTGAATGTGCTCTTCTTTGTACTGCTTTTTATCTCTCTGGAATTAGACTcacgatttatttcttatatcgcAAAGACATGTCCTATATCGTTGAGACTATGAGAACGGATTGGATTTTAGCAAGCTATGAAGATATTCTCATCTTAAGGGACAAATGTTTATTTACATTTCGTCTATCCAAATACTTCATATTCACCGTAGTTAGCaccatttttctatttatatgcGCTCCTCTCGTAGAG GGATATATCCATGATACAACTATGAGGGTATTACCCTTTCGTGgatatttctttgtaaatcATACGATTTCTCCATTCTTCGAAATAATCTATACTTTCAACATTGTATCAGGCTGTTTCTCAGCCACTACTATAGCTGGTGCAACGAGTTTCAATCTTGTCGTTGTTATGCACGGATCAGCAAAATTCGCAATCGTACagagaagattaaaaaatataaaaggcaACGATCAAAGTACATACGCTGAACTTTCAGCCTGTGTAAAAAATCATCAGGATGCTATCAC GTTCGCTGATACGCTGGAGAGAGTTATAAATATCTTGGCCTTAGGGCAATTCGTTATTAGTACCGGTTTGGTGTGCTTTGCAGGATTTCAAGTCACTGAG ATGATTCAAGATAGAGGACGATTCATGAAATATACGGCTTTTTTGAACTCTGCAATTCTGGAGCTTTTTCTATTTAGTTTTAGCGGAAACAAATTGATTGATGAGGTAAGCGTATTATCCTcacattatttacttatttatcgaattaataaatattaa
- the LOC124949905 gene encoding uncharacterized protein LOC124949905 isoform X2 gives MNRQLFVAHEYNNLIKPVMITTKIMSVWPLDKDSTRTAVILKNLHTVAMFLMIISLSTATTIEVINNIDNLNEATECALLCTAFYLSGIRLTIYFLYRKDMSYIVETMRTDWILASYEDILILRDKCLFTFRLSKYFIFTVVSTIFLFICAPLVEGYIHDTTMRVLPFRGYFFVNHTISPFFEIIYTFNIVSGCFSATTIAGATSFNLVVVMHGSAKFAIVQRRLKNIKGNDQSTYAELSACVKNHQDAITFADTLERVINILALGQFVISTGLVCFAGFQVTEVRYHLR, from the exons ATGAATAGACAATTATTTGTTGCCCACGAATACAACAATCTTATAAAACCTGTAAtgataacaacaaaaataatgtcTGTTTGGCCATTGGATAAAGATTCTACTAGAACGGCTGTAATACTGAAAAATTTACATACAGTCGCTATGTTTTTAAtg attATATCGTTATCCACCGCTACCACAATAGAGGTAATAAACAACATCGATAATTTAAACGAGGCAACTGAATGTGCTCTTCTTTGTACTGCTTTTTATCTCTCTGGAATTAGACTcacgatttatttcttatatcgcAAAGACATGTCCTATATCGTTGAGACTATGAGAACGGATTGGATTTTAGCAAGCTATGAAGATATTCTCATCTTAAGGGACAAATGTTTATTTACATTTCGTCTATCCAAATACTTCATATTCACCGTAGTTAGCaccatttttctatttatatgcGCTCCTCTCGTAGAG GGATATATCCATGATACAACTATGAGGGTATTACCCTTTCGTGgatatttctttgtaaatcATACGATTTCTCCATTCTTCGAAATAATCTATACTTTCAACATTGTATCAGGCTGTTTCTCAGCCACTACTATAGCTGGTGCAACGAGTTTCAATCTTGTCGTTGTTATGCACGGATCAGCAAAATTCGCAATCGTACagagaagattaaaaaatataaaaggcaACGATCAAAGTACATACGCTGAACTTTCAGCCTGTGTAAAAAATCATCAGGATGCTATCAC GTTCGCTGATACGCTGGAGAGAGTTATAAATATCTTGGCCTTAGGGCAATTCGTTATTAGTACCGGTTTGGTGTGCTTTGCAGGATTTCAAGTCACTGAGGTTCGTTATCATTTGCGATAA
- the LOC124949905 gene encoding uncharacterized protein LOC124949905 isoform X3, translating to MNRQLFVAHEYNNLIKPVMITTKIMSVWPLDKDSTRTAVILKNLHTVAMFLMIISLSTATTIEVINNIDNLNEATECALLCTAFYLSGIRLTIYFLYRKDMSYIVETMRTDWILASYEDILILRDKCLFTFRLSKYFIFTVVSTIFLFICAPLVEGYIHDTTMRVLPFRGYFFVNHTISPFFEIIYTFNIVSGCFSATTIAGATSFNLVVVMHGSAKFAIVQRRLKNIKGNDQSTYAELSACVKNHQDAIT from the exons ATGAATAGACAATTATTTGTTGCCCACGAATACAACAATCTTATAAAACCTGTAAtgataacaacaaaaataatgtcTGTTTGGCCATTGGATAAAGATTCTACTAGAACGGCTGTAATACTGAAAAATTTACATACAGTCGCTATGTTTTTAAtg attATATCGTTATCCACCGCTACCACAATAGAGGTAATAAACAACATCGATAATTTAAACGAGGCAACTGAATGTGCTCTTCTTTGTACTGCTTTTTATCTCTCTGGAATTAGACTcacgatttatttcttatatcgcAAAGACATGTCCTATATCGTTGAGACTATGAGAACGGATTGGATTTTAGCAAGCTATGAAGATATTCTCATCTTAAGGGACAAATGTTTATTTACATTTCGTCTATCCAAATACTTCATATTCACCGTAGTTAGCaccatttttctatttatatgcGCTCCTCTCGTAGAG GGATATATCCATGATACAACTATGAGGGTATTACCCTTTCGTGgatatttctttgtaaatcATACGATTTCTCCATTCTTCGAAATAATCTATACTTTCAACATTGTATCAGGCTGTTTCTCAGCCACTACTATAGCTGGTGCAACGAGTTTCAATCTTGTCGTTGTTATGCACGGATCAGCAAAATTCGCAATCGTACagagaagattaaaaaatataaaaggcaACGATCAAAGTACATACGCTGAACTTTCAGCCTGTGTAAAAAATCATCAGGATGCTATCAC ATAG
- the LOC124949907 gene encoding uncharacterized protein LOC124949907, whose amino-acid sequence MHPSSKDTWKSAYYYNADNNYAFYRTTSINLEDANKSIKPARTLKFVPRSSSTRNYSPQRKSIPRTIRLTEYQEAVLEDQFKRWPRAPHTGDIVLLAAETGLSEDDVQDWYAIRLAQWRKEQGLGGNLGLH is encoded by the exons ATGCATCCATCGTCGAAAGATACATGGAAATCGGCGTACTATTACAATGCCGATAATAATTACGCTTTTTATCGCACGACCTCTATTAATTTGGAAGATGcgaataaatcgattaaaccAG CGAGAACGTTAAAGTTTGTACCACGAAGCAGCAGTACTCGAAACTATTCTCCTCAGAGGAAATCTATTCCACGAACGATTCGTTTGACGGAATATCAGGAAGCTGTACTTGAAGATCAATTTAAAAGATGGCCAAGAGCACCTCATACAGGTGATATTGTCCTATTGGCAGCGGAAACAGGTCTCTCCGAGGATGATGTCCAG GATTGGTATGCTATAAGATTAGCTCAATGGAGAAAGGAACAAGGTCTTGGTGGAAATCTAGGATTGCACTGA